A window of Calliopsis andreniformis isolate RMS-2024a chromosome 3, iyCalAndr_principal, whole genome shotgun sequence contains these coding sequences:
- the LOC143177435 gene encoding uncharacterized protein LOC143177435: protein MKILLLGFWLFCFFETRVQSKPQITKLFPVQEAIEYHQRVSNEMKPLDKFLGKLRATYDFVFRKPENTSNVERILAKDAPNANLQAANLLWSDRIQPISRNSENTHGTEGTLLTMQDEDWVNDVQPLDHLEPLEPLDMENEMGDKNRDVEIITPKTSFQLPATLSRHLVDWLGSLLGITYGVYSKLARAIYSNNTGTEH from the exons ATGAAGATTCTACTTCTAGGATTTTGGCTCTTCTGC TTCTTTGAGACGAGAGTGCAGTCGAAGCCGCAGATAACGAAGCTATTTCCGGTCCAAGAGGCAATCGAGTACCATCAGCGAGTGAGCAATGAGATGAAACCGTTGGATAAATTTTTGGGCAAATTACGAGCCACGTACGATTTTGTGTTTCGAAAACCGGAGAACACAAGTAACGTGGAAAGAATTTTAGCCAAGGATGCGCCTAACGCGAATTTGCAGGCAGCAAATTTACTTTGGTCCGATCGAATTCAACCAATTTCAAGGAACTCGGAAAATACTCATGGAACCGAAGGAACGCTTTTAACtatgcaggatgaggattgggtgaatgATGTACAACCATTGGACCACTTGGAACCCCTTGAACCTCTAGATATGGAGAATGAAATGGGAGACAAAAATCGAGACGTAGAAATTATTACTCCGAAAACGAGTTTTCAATTACCAGCTACATTGAGCAGACATCTTGTCGATTGGCTTGGATCGCTTTTGGGCATCACTTATGGAGTCTATTCTAAGTTAGCCAGAGCTATTTACAGTAATAATACAGGAACAGAGCATTGA
- the Impe3 gene encoding ecdysone-inducible gene E3, which yields MRLKTICGFFVVLLLEEAIGGTVRKPPAFAKPVYSDSYLPAAMQVIFHAVEQLKLLQSEKTTTSSISPTTPICHTAQYQGTGIQEASNVTLEITTQSNEDANVEEEGGAQVEGTTKEVENSTRSSEIGDESMGDSSNEAIGEVSTHQEAPEVNEETPETNYATPEVNYEPPEDVHGIQETNQEIPEENQEWSSSASNAEASSVTETKVETTTKSKDLANSSFDQMESIVSAAQEKKEATIESVVQNVYEILKPTPSIFEDEELEASGESKNAAGVSLEKLEEEDDENRFSRLGEKVTQVPRPSLISYLRRSKVPPSTTLQQLAVLYDSLSKDAKRQGFGKYSGYSDEVLNTLESSAEGGLVPQLKKILDKIMERNELTREDAKIKTTQTLRDLENPSSLLGKELRPLLPLRYSL from the exons ATGAGACTGAAGACTATTTGCGGCTTCTTTGTTGTCCTTCTGTTAGAAGAG GCCATCGGTGGAACCGTCAGGAAACCACCAGCTTTTGCGAAGCCTGTGTATTCGGACTCATACCTCCCAGCAGCTATGCAG GTAATATTCCACGCAGTGGAGCAACTAAAGCTCCTTCAATCGGAAAAGACTACGACGAGCTCCATCAGCCCAACTACACCGATTTGTCATACAGCACAGTATCAAGGGACAGGTATTCAGGAGGCGTCGAACGTAACTTTGGAGATAACGACGCAGTCGAACGAAGACGCAAACGTGGAGGAAGAGGGTGGCGCGCAGGTTGAGGGGACGACAAAGGAGGTGGAAAATTCAACGAGGTCGAGCGAAATTGGCGACGAATCGATGGGGGATTCGTCGAACGAGGCGATCGGAGAAGTCTCGACTCACCAAGAGGCGCCAGAGGTAAACGAAGAAACGCCAGAGACGAACTACGCTACGCCGGAGGTGAATTACGAACCGCCGGAAGACGTGCACGGGATCCAAGAAACAAATCAGGAAATCCCAGAAGAGAATCAAGAGTGGAGCTCGTCGGCCAGCAACGCAGAGGCTTCCTCCGTCACGGAAACGAAGGTAGAAACGACTACCAAGTCGAAGGATCTAGCTAACTCATCCTTCGACCAAATGGAATCGATCGTGAGCGCTGCACAAGAAAAGAAAGAGGCCACCATAGAGAGCGTTGTGCAGAATGTGTATGAAATTTTGAAGCCCACGCCATCCATATTCGAAGACGAGGAACTCGAGGCTTCTGGGGAGTCAAAGAACGCCGCTGGGGTTTCTCTGGAGAAGCTGGAGGAGGAAGACGACGAGAACAG GTTCTCGCGGCTGGGCGAGAAAGTGACACAAGTGCCAAGGCCGAGTCTAATCAGCTACTTGAGACGCTCCAAAGTGCCACCGAGTACCACCCTTCAGCAACTTGCCGTTCTCTATGACTCCCTTAGCAAGGACGCTAAAAGGCAAGGGTTCGGCAagtattcaggatactctgaCGAGGTTCTGAACACTTTGGAGAGTTCTGCCGAAGGTGGACTGGTGCCACAACTGAAGAAGATTTTGGACAAAATCATGGAACGAAATGAATTGACGAGGGAGGACGCGAAGATTAAGACCACTCAGACGCTTCGCGATCTTGAAAATCCTTCGAGTTTACTTGGCAAAGAACTGAGGCCCTTGCTGCCTCTGCGTTATTCGTTGTAA
- the LOC143177265 gene encoding uncharacterized protein LOC143177265 — MPMMSVSLLVLMVAGIHANPVDRLSDNDINKIDYEMQSDMMSMDQDPNVLPALNTVTTENPEGSTTAKPGLFSWFLTPLTQNLQFSPQSFLHDRIVGLKETLNNLGVQVRGNQNEGKQLSNGNGLLQLVATDDSGFHTDRTEPAGFFGGNGWLANKGGLLGGPGAILSTGSVLTDYPTPYRRRK, encoded by the exons ATGCCTATGATGTCTGTTTCGCTTTTGGTTTTGATG gtcgCTGGGATACATGCAAATCCTGTGGATCGATTGAGTGACAATGACATCAACAAAATCGATTATGAAATGCAGAGTGATATGATGAGTATGGATCAAGATCCCAATGTCTTACCTGCTTTGAATACTGTAACAACTGAAAAT CCCGAGGGATCCACCACAGCGAAGCCAGGACTATTCTCTTGGTTCCTCACGCCGTTGACacagaaccttcaattctcaccacaATCATTCCTCCACGATCGCATCGTTGGTCTAAAGGAGACTCTGAACAACCTGGGCGTGCAGGTGCGAGGTAACCAGAACGAGGGTAAGCAGTTAAGCAACGGAAATGGATTGCTGCAGCTGGTGGCCACTGACGACTCAGGATTCCACACGGACAGGACAGAGCCAGCGGGATTTTTTGGCGGGAATGGTTGGTTAGCGAATAAGGGCGGTTTGCTTGGCGGACCTGGAGCAATCCTCTCCACCGGCAGCGTTCTCACGGATTACCCTACGCCGTATCGCCGAAGAAAGTAG